From a single Flavobacterium sp. genomic region:
- the tsf gene encoding translation elongation factor Ts, whose product MANITAADVNKLRTITGAGMMDCKKALVEAEGDFDLAIENLRKKGQKVAANRSDRESTEGAAIAVINADKTAGVAITLNCETDFVGKNESFVKLATDLANQALNFATKEELLASDFGGITVAEKLIEQTGVIGEKIEVGSFERLEGAFVGSYIHAGKIATLVALSANVEGADEAAKNVAMQAAAMNPIALNEAGVDAAIIEKEIEIAKEQLRAEGKPEAMLDNISKGKIQRFYKDNTLVNQDYIKDGSMSVAAYIKSVEANLTVSGFKRVALG is encoded by the coding sequence ATGGCAAATATTACTGCTGCAGACGTAAATAAATTAAGAACTATCACTGGTGCTGGAATGATGGATTGCAAAAAAGCATTAGTGGAAGCAGAAGGAGATTTCGATTTAGCTATCGAAAACTTAAGAAAAAAAGGTCAAAAAGTAGCTGCTAACCGTTCAGATAGAGAATCTACTGAAGGTGCTGCTATTGCTGTTATCAACGCAGACAAAACTGCTGGTGTTGCAATTACATTAAATTGTGAAACTGACTTCGTAGGTAAAAACGAATCTTTCGTTAAATTAGCTACAGACTTAGCAAACCAAGCATTAAACTTCGCTACTAAAGAAGAATTATTAGCTTCTGATTTTGGTGGAATTACTGTTGCTGAAAAATTAATTGAGCAAACTGGAGTTATTGGAGAAAAAATTGAAGTAGGTTCTTTCGAAAGATTAGAAGGTGCTTTTGTTGGATCTTACATTCACGCTGGTAAAATTGCTACTTTAGTAGCATTATCTGCAAATGTTGAAGGAGCTGACGAAGCTGCTAAAAACGTTGCAATGCAAGCTGCTGCAATGAACCCAATTGCTTTAAACGAAGCTGGTGTTGATGCTGCAATCATTGAAAAAGAAATCGAAATTGCAAAAGAACAATTAAGAGCTGAAGGTAAACCAGAAGCAATGTTAGACAACATTTCTAAAGGAAAAATCCAACGTTTCTACAAAGACAACACTTTAGTAAACCAAGATTATATCAAAGATGGTTCTATGAGTGTTGCTGCTTACATTAAATCTGTAGAGGCTAACTTAACTGTTTCTGGATTCAAAAGAGTTGCTTTAGGTTAA
- the rpsB gene encoding 30S ribosomal protein S2 encodes MANKIDVKELLEAGVHFGHMTRKWDPNMAPYIYMERNGIHIINLYKTAAKIEEANEALKKIAASGRKVLFVATKKQAKDIVAEKAAACNMPYITERWPGGMLTNFVTIRKAVKKMASIDRMKKDGTFMTLSKKERLQVDRLRAKLEKNLGSIADMSRLPAALFVVDVKAEHIAIKEAQKLNIPVFAMVDTNSDPRPIDFVIPANDDASKSIDKVLSLVSAALIEGLSDRKVEKDELPAKEVEATEAPTTETEA; translated from the coding sequence ATGGCAAACAAAATTGACGTTAAAGAGTTATTAGAAGCAGGTGTACATTTCGGACACATGACTCGTAAATGGGATCCAAACATGGCTCCTTACATTTATATGGAGCGTAATGGTATTCATATCATTAACTTATATAAAACTGCAGCTAAAATTGAAGAAGCTAATGAAGCTTTGAAAAAAATTGCTGCATCTGGTAGAAAAGTATTATTCGTTGCTACCAAAAAACAAGCAAAAGATATCGTTGCTGAGAAGGCAGCTGCATGTAACATGCCTTACATCACTGAAAGATGGCCTGGTGGTATGTTAACTAACTTCGTAACTATCCGTAAAGCTGTTAAAAAAATGGCTTCTATTGATAGAATGAAGAAAGACGGTACTTTCATGACTTTATCTAAAAAAGAAAGATTACAAGTAGATCGTTTACGTGCTAAATTAGAGAAAAACTTAGGTTCTATTGCTGATATGTCTAGACTTCCAGCAGCTCTTTTTGTAGTAGACGTTAAAGCTGAGCATATTGCAATTAAAGAAGCACAAAAATTAAACATTCCAGTTTTCGCAATGGTAGATACGAATTCGGATCCACGTCCAATTGATTTCGTTATTCCTGCTAATGATGATGCTTCTAAATCTATTGATAAAGTTTTATCTTTAGTATCTGCTGCTTTAATCGAAGGTCTTTCTGATAGAAAAGTTGAAAAAGACGAATTACCAGCTAAAGAAGTAGAAGCTACTGAAGCGCCTACAACTGAAACTGAAGCATAA
- a CDS encoding LacI family DNA-binding transcriptional regulator, with translation MKAKATLKQIAKEFEVSISTVSKALSDSPEISEATKIKIQEYAKLQNYKPNSIAKNLKNQRTNTIGVIIPNILNPFFAKVFSGIEKEALSKGYNVITGISNESFEKEKEVMDMLNNGTIDGFIVAVAEETQALKEHQHFKDIINSGTPIVMFDRVAETVNCDKVIVDDFESSFDATNHLLKLGSKNTALVSTIDNLSVGKLRVGGFKKAMESSNLSLNNQLIVIENDIELFDNKLIELFNTKKVDAVFALDEHASTMAMKFALKKGIKIPEELNIIGFADGVWSRRLTPSLSTVSQHAPEIGAKAAELLIHKLNSKDEFYQPQTVVIKTELRQRESTRKL, from the coding sequence ATGAAAGCAAAAGCCACCTTAAAACAAATTGCAAAAGAGTTTGAAGTCTCTATTTCGACTGTATCTAAAGCACTAAGTGATAGTCCTGAAATAAGTGAAGCTACCAAGATTAAAATCCAAGAGTATGCTAAATTGCAAAATTACAAGCCAAATAGTATTGCTAAAAATTTAAAAAATCAACGTACTAATACTATAGGTGTTATTATTCCTAATATACTTAATCCTTTTTTTGCTAAAGTATTTAGTGGAATTGAGAAGGAAGCTTTGTCTAAAGGTTACAATGTAATCACAGGTATTTCAAATGAATCATTTGAAAAAGAAAAAGAAGTAATGGATATGCTTAACAATGGAACAATTGATGGTTTTATTGTTGCTGTAGCAGAAGAAACCCAAGCTTTAAAAGAACACCAACATTTTAAAGATATTATTAATAGCGGTACACCAATTGTAATGTTTGATCGTGTGGCAGAAACTGTGAATTGTGATAAAGTTATAGTTGATGATTTTGAATCCTCTTTTGATGCTACCAATCATTTACTTAAATTAGGGAGTAAAAACACAGCATTAGTTTCTACTATAGATAATCTAAGCGTAGGAAAACTTCGTGTAGGTGGTTTTAAAAAGGCAATGGAATCGTCAAATTTGTCATTGAATAATCAATTAATTGTTATTGAGAATGATATAGAATTATTTGATAATAAATTAATTGAGTTGTTTAATACTAAAAAAGTTGATGCTGTTTTTGCTTTAGATGAGCATGCATCAACCATGGCAATGAAGTTTGCGCTTAAAAAAGGCATCAAAATTCCAGAAGAATTAAATATTATTGGTTTTGCCGATGGTGTTTGGTCAAGAAGATTAACACCGAGTTTATCTACGGTAAGCCAACACGCACCCGAAATTGGAGCCAAAGCGGCCGAATTATTAATTCATAAATTGAATTCTAAAGACGAGTTTTATCAACCGCAAACTGTTGTGATTAAAACAGAGTTGCGTCAGAGGGAATCTACGAGGAAGTTATAG
- the rplM gene encoding 50S ribosomal protein L13: MNTLSYKTVSANKATADKQWIVVDAEGHNLGRLSTKVAMLLRGKYKPSYTPHVDCGDNVIVINAEKINLTGNKLDDKTYIRHTGYPGGQRTLTAKVMQQKNPALLVEKAIKGMLPKNKLGAELFRNLNVYVGSEHKHGAQTPKTVNLNDLK; this comes from the coding sequence GTGAACACATTAAGCTACAAAACAGTATCAGCCAACAAAGCAACTGCAGACAAGCAGTGGATTGTTGTGGACGCTGAAGGGCATAACTTAGGTCGTTTATCTACAAAAGTAGCAATGCTTTTAAGAGGTAAATACAAGCCAAGTTATACACCGCACGTTGATTGTGGAGATAACGTAATTGTTATCAACGCAGAAAAAATCAACCTTACTGGTAACAAGTTAGATGACAAAACGTACATCAGACACACAGGTTACCCAGGAGGTCAAAGAACTTTAACTGCTAAAGTAATGCAACAAAAAAATCCTGCATTATTAGTAGAAAAAGCTATCAAAGGAATGTTACCTAAAAATAAATTAGGTGCTGAATTATTCCGTAATTTAAATGTATATGTAGGTTCTGAGCACAAACATGGAGCTCAAACACCTAAAACCGTTAACCTAAACGATCTTAAGTAA
- a CDS encoding nicotinamide mononucleotide transporter family protein: protein MQNTIATIKSITNSKYLDIIGVVLVVGVSVYLEYYKTTYDFSFDGKNYSFYLGYFSILNTCLSMIATRLVTKKNNIGNLISTCNTLLSGSIDYLLGNIGAILTYPISFFGNYIAFRIWKKKQFLNAIDVIFFRNMAIGLILSFVLNYIAFTTLSDKAIDWKLFFAIAIPAGISFGGTFNTGRMYPDNWINWQVYNLFKIIQNVILMNIANTAKYVFYMFNAILGYITWRDDKAKQL, encoded by the coding sequence ATGCAGAACACCATCGCTACCATCAAAAGTATTACCAATAGTAAATATCTCGATATCATTGGAGTGGTTTTGGTGGTGGGCGTTTCGGTGTATTTAGAATATTACAAAACCACGTACGATTTTAGTTTTGATGGAAAGAATTACTCGTTTTACTTAGGGTATTTTTCCATTCTAAACACTTGCTTGTCGATGATAGCCACTCGGCTAGTCACCAAGAAAAACAATATTGGGAATTTAATCAGCACTTGCAATACGTTGTTGAGCGGAAGTATTGATTATCTTTTAGGAAATATAGGTGCGATTTTGACTTATCCGATTTCATTTTTTGGAAATTATATTGCCTTCCGAATTTGGAAAAAGAAACAATTTTTGAATGCAATTGATGTTATCTTTTTTCGAAATATGGCAATTGGGTTAATCCTTTCATTCGTATTGAATTACATTGCTTTTACCACTTTATCTGACAAAGCGATTGATTGGAAATTATTTTTTGCCATCGCTATTCCTGCTGGAATTAGTTTTGGAGGCACCTTTAATACAGGCAGAATGTATCCCGACAATTGGATTAACTGGCAAGTATATAATTTATTCAAAATCATACAAAATGTAATACTAATGAACATTGCCAACACCGCAAAATATGTGTTTTATATGTTCAATGCGATTTTAGGATATATTACTTGGCGGGATGATAAAGCAAAACAACTATAA
- the rpsI gene encoding 30S ribosomal protein S9: MGVIHKIGRRKCAVARVYVSEGTGKITVNKREFTNYFPTATLQYKVMQPMSMTENASNFDVKVNVYGGGSTGQAEAVRMAIARAMCEVEAENRAILKPEGLLTRDPRMVERKKFGQKKARKRFQFSKR, encoded by the coding sequence ATGGGAGTTATTCACAAAATCGGTAGAAGAAAATGCGCTGTTGCACGTGTTTATGTTTCAGAAGGAACAGGAAAAATCACTGTAAACAAAAGAGAATTCACTAACTACTTCCCAACTGCAACTTTACAGTACAAAGTTATGCAACCAATGTCTATGACAGAAAATGCATCTAACTTTGACGTTAAAGTAAACGTATATGGTGGTGGTTCAACAGGACAAGCAGAAGCTGTGAGAATGGCTATTGCAAGAGCAATGTGTGAAGTTGAGGCTGAAAACAGAGCTATTCTTAAACCAGAAGGATTATTAACAAGAGATCCTAGAATGGTAGAACGTAAAAAATTCGGTCAGAAAAAAGCACGTAAGAGATTCCAATTCTCTAAACGTTAA
- a CDS encoding queuosine precursor transporter produces the protein MFHRKKDIIYVVLAGIFITNALVAELIGGKLIYVGDTVMSLGILPWPIVFITTDLINEYFGEKGVKKLSFITAGLIAYTFFLLLIGLNIPAVKGDGLISDEQFNAVFGQSMWIIVGSITAFLVSQLIDVTIFHFVKNRTGKKMIWLRSTGSTVISQLFDSFIVLGIAFWLPGKINGETFVASSFTGYFVKLLIAIGLTPLIYLGHYLIDNYLGTEKNGN, from the coding sequence ATGTTTCACAGAAAAAAAGACATAATATATGTTGTATTGGCGGGAATTTTCATCACCAATGCATTAGTTGCAGAACTAATTGGCGGAAAATTAATTTATGTAGGTGATACCGTGATGAGTTTAGGTATTTTACCTTGGCCCATAGTTTTTATTACCACCGATTTAATCAACGAATATTTTGGCGAAAAAGGCGTAAAAAAACTCTCTTTTATTACCGCAGGCTTAATTGCTTACACCTTTTTTTTGTTGTTAATTGGACTCAATATTCCCGCAGTAAAAGGCGATGGATTAATTTCGGATGAACAATTTAATGCAGTTTTTGGTCAGAGTATGTGGATTATTGTGGGAAGCATCACTGCATTTTTAGTTTCCCAATTAATTGATGTTACCATTTTCCATTTTGTAAAAAACAGAACGGGCAAAAAAATGATTTGGCTAAGAAGTACAGGCTCTACAGTGATTTCTCAATTATTTGATAGTTTTATTGTGTTAGGAATTGCCTTTTGGTTACCTGGAAAAATAAATGGAGAAACATTTGTAGCCTCATCTTTTACTGGTTATTTTGTAAAATTACTAATTGCAATTGGTTTGACTCCTTTGATTTATTTAGGCCATTATTTAATTGATAACTATTTAGGAACTGAAAAAAATGGAAACTAA
- a CDS encoding serine hydrolase domain-containing protein yields the protein MKKLLLFVLTFSSFTFAQDKFTRIDSLLNYLYENNKFMGSLTIREGENVVFNKAYGFADVEKNIKADRFTRYKIGSISKTFTAVMVMQLIEEKKLTLQTKLNRFYPKMPNAEKISIYDLLHHRTGIVDFVNQDSTFHKVIDKKHSKEDILKVITTYKSNFEPGSKYEYSNSNFFILGCIIEKLTKKSYEENLQNRIVKKAELGTYENKTEMTAKGAVTNKTFVPTTYYKEEATNTANKESYSYYFDGTNWIKSYENHNSIAFSSGGITSTPADLTKFIYALFDGKLVSPTSLDQMKEIKEGYGKALIQFPFGERRFYGHGGRIENFSSMLGYYPTEKLSFSIISNGDNFVQNDIIIGILSIYHKMPFPFPQFMKMDKGELAKFTGTYASKEISLKITVSEKNGELFAQATGQGAFPLTFREEKTFVFAAAGIEMIFGDNSFILNQGGTKFNFTKE from the coding sequence ATGAAAAAATTACTTCTTTTTGTATTAACTTTTTCGAGTTTCACTTTTGCACAAGATAAATTTACAAGAATAGATAGCTTGCTAAACTATTTGTATGAAAACAACAAATTCATGGGTTCGTTAACCATTCGCGAAGGTGAAAATGTGGTTTTTAATAAAGCCTATGGTTTTGCTGATGTAGAAAAAAACATCAAGGCAGATCGATTTACACGCTATAAAATTGGTTCAATTTCTAAAACTTTCACTGCCGTAATGGTCATGCAATTAATTGAAGAGAAAAAACTAACCTTGCAAACCAAGCTGAATCGTTTTTATCCGAAAATGCCAAATGCAGAAAAAATCTCAATATATGATTTATTGCACCACAGAACCGGAATTGTGGATTTTGTAAATCAGGATTCGACTTTTCATAAAGTAATTGACAAAAAACATTCAAAAGAAGATATTTTAAAAGTAATTACAACTTATAAATCGAATTTTGAACCTGGAAGCAAATACGAATACAGCAATTCAAACTTTTTTATTTTAGGCTGCATCATCGAAAAGCTAACTAAAAAATCATACGAGGAAAATTTACAAAATCGAATCGTTAAAAAAGCCGAGCTAGGAACTTACGAAAATAAAACTGAAATGACTGCTAAAGGTGCGGTTACTAATAAAACTTTCGTTCCAACCACATATTACAAAGAAGAAGCTACAAATACAGCAAATAAAGAAAGTTATTCTTATTACTTTGATGGAACAAATTGGATAAAATCATATGAAAATCATAACTCAATTGCGTTTTCATCAGGCGGAATTACTTCAACTCCAGCTGATTTAACTAAGTTCATTTATGCACTTTTCGATGGAAAATTAGTTAGTCCAACTTCTTTAGACCAAATGAAAGAAATAAAAGAAGGTTATGGAAAAGCATTAATTCAGTTTCCTTTTGGCGAAAGACGATTTTATGGTCATGGCGGAAGAATTGAGAATTTCAGTTCGATGTTAGGTTATTATCCAACTGAAAAATTGAGTTTTTCTATAATATCCAATGGCGATAATTTTGTGCAAAACGATATCATCATAGGAATCCTAAGTATTTATCACAAAATGCCATTCCCGTTCCCACAATTCATGAAAATGGATAAAGGTGAATTAGCAAAATTTACTGGAACTTATGCTTCAAAAGAAATTTCTTTAAAAATTACCGTTTCAGAAAAGAATGGCGAATTATTCGCTCAAGCTACAGGACAAGGTGCCTTTCCATTAACATTTAGAGAAGAAAAGACTTTTGTTTTTGCAGCAGCTGGAATTGAAATGATATTTGGAGACAACTCCTTTATATTAAATCAGGGCGGAACGAAATTCAACTTCACAAAAGAATAG